A part of Paroedura picta isolate Pp20150507F chromosome 7, Ppicta_v3.0, whole genome shotgun sequence genomic DNA contains:
- the LOC143841295 gene encoding uncharacterized protein LOC143841295, which produces MLLLLSLLLLLLLLLPPLPPPLLPSSLVFLLLLLHDGGFLLRLSSHQTQKLKVRSQPFPLGCWST; this is translated from the coding sequence ATGCTGTTGCTActgtccctgctgctgctgctgctgctgctcctgccgccgctgccgccgccgctgctccccTCCTCACTGGTTTTCCTTTTGCTCCTACTGCATGACGGCGGCTTCCTCCTCCGCCTGAGCAGCCACCAGACTCAGAAGCTCAAGGTGAGAAGCCAGCCCTTCCCTCTGGGCTGCTGGTCCACTTAA